Proteins encoded by one window of Dokdonella sp.:
- the hrpA gene encoding ATP-dependent RNA helicase HrpA, translated as MPRLSDLRSAIDGARSRDRGRLLGRWRRLAKAGAEVQAGEVDRLAADIEVSRAAVAARAARVPEVRVDESLPIAARSEEIVKLIRTHQVVVLAGETGSGKTTQLPKLCLAAGRGRQGMIGCTQPRRLAARAVARRVAGELGSTVGDLVGFQVRFTEQVGEATLVKFMTDGILLAETQGDAWLSAYDTIILDEAHERSLNIDFLLGYLKRLLLKRADLKLIVTSATIDTARFAAHFGDAPVVEVEGRTYPVEVRWRARESADSEAPAKGEGARRRESDASADIVAAVDEITREDPRGDVLVFLPGEREIRDTHLALARRKYRETEVLALYARLSTSEQDRVFRPGPQRRIVLATNVAETSLTVPRIRYVVDTGSARVKRYSQRSQLERLHVEPISQAAADQRKGRCGRVGPGICYRLYAEDDYAQRPRYTDPEILRTSLAGVILRMLSLDLGDVAAFPFVEAPSERAIGDGYRRLAEIGAIEEAAGARGGGYRLTSIGRAIAAVPVDVALARMLVESARLGVRRELLVLVAFLSIQDPRERPADARQQADAAHAEFADPKSDFVGVLNLWAAYDAAHADLTQSKLRDWCQARFLSFLRMREWRELHRQLLLLEPGTGGAESLKHAGGRQAVAVDSDSRPANPGLYDAIHRCLLSGWPTQVGRKDERSQYRGPRERRFGIFPGSALAKSPPQWLLAGQILDIGKVHAMQCARIEPAWIEQQAAHLVRRTWHDPHWSRKRGAVMAHEQVTLFGLVLVERRPVQFGRQDPATAHAIFVREALVRGDLDAKADFIRANARTLAQAHEVEAKQRRAGLVRDEQALAAFFSGRLPADIHTSAALDAWYRKAGPAEQAALRWSLADVLTAETGTAAEDFPTHLAIGGHRLRLEYRFVPGDPADGVSLHLPLALLNVITTERADWLVPGLLTGKVAELIRGLPKPLRRNFVPAPDFARAFVESLDEGARAKPLATALAQYLARVTGVAVDAAEFAAVELPAHLRMRHVVSDERGRVLAEGRDLGAIQAQWAGAARVAFSQRADADLAREDVAGFDVEEIPDAIVSAGGLHAYPAFVDLGESVALRVFEQRDEAFAAHRLGVERLLRRALADRIKQARRQLPLANAVALRWAALGSAEALRADLVEAALRSRLDAHDLDVRTRSAFENLKAALATELFPAAVERLELAEAIIDAHAELLPWLEPPLIGFAKANYDDLREQREELLAPGFLRTTPPPRLVHFPRYLKAMRLRAERLRQDPARDQARMLGVQRYWREVLKRRNEVGVEQRALDELRWLVEELRVSVFAQELRTPEPVSPKRLAKALEALG; from the coding sequence ATGCCCCGACTGTCCGACCTTCGTTCCGCCATCGACGGCGCGCGCTCGCGCGACCGCGGGCGGCTGCTCGGACGCTGGCGCCGCCTGGCCAAGGCCGGAGCCGAAGTGCAGGCAGGCGAGGTCGACCGGCTCGCCGCCGACATCGAGGTGTCGCGCGCCGCGGTTGCCGCGCGCGCCGCGCGCGTGCCCGAGGTGCGCGTCGACGAATCGCTGCCGATCGCCGCGCGCAGCGAGGAAATCGTCAAACTGATCCGCACCCACCAGGTCGTCGTGCTGGCCGGCGAGACCGGGTCGGGAAAGACCACGCAGTTGCCCAAGCTCTGCCTCGCTGCCGGTCGTGGCCGCCAGGGCATGATCGGCTGCACGCAGCCGCGCCGCCTGGCTGCACGCGCGGTCGCGCGGCGCGTCGCTGGCGAGCTCGGCAGCACGGTCGGTGACCTCGTCGGCTTCCAGGTGCGCTTCACCGAGCAGGTCGGCGAGGCCACCCTGGTCAAGTTCATGACCGACGGCATCCTGCTCGCCGAGACCCAGGGCGACGCCTGGCTGTCGGCCTATGACACGATCATCCTCGACGAGGCACACGAGCGCAGCCTCAACATCGACTTCCTGCTCGGCTACCTCAAGCGCCTGCTGCTCAAACGCGCTGACCTCAAGCTCATCGTCACCTCGGCAACGATCGACACGGCACGCTTCGCCGCGCATTTCGGCGACGCGCCCGTGGTCGAGGTGGAGGGGCGTACGTATCCGGTGGAGGTGCGCTGGCGTGCGCGCGAGAGCGCCGACAGTGAAGCCCCGGCGAAGGGCGAGGGCGCGCGACGTCGCGAAAGCGATGCATCCGCCGACATAGTCGCCGCGGTCGACGAGATCACGCGCGAGGATCCGCGTGGCGACGTGCTCGTGTTCCTGCCCGGCGAGCGCGAGATCCGCGACACCCATCTCGCCCTGGCGCGGCGCAAGTACCGCGAGACCGAGGTTCTCGCGCTGTACGCGCGCCTGTCGACGAGCGAGCAGGACCGGGTGTTCCGCCCGGGGCCGCAGCGGCGCATCGTGCTGGCGACCAATGTCGCCGAGACATCCCTGACCGTGCCGCGCATCCGTTACGTCGTCGACACCGGCAGCGCGCGTGTCAAGCGCTACAGCCAGCGCAGCCAGCTCGAACGCCTGCACGTCGAGCCGATCTCGCAGGCGGCGGCCGACCAGCGCAAGGGTCGCTGCGGCCGCGTCGGTCCGGGCATCTGCTATCGCCTGTACGCGGAGGACGACTACGCACAGCGCCCGCGCTACACCGACCCGGAAATCCTGCGCACCTCGCTGGCCGGCGTGATCCTGCGCATGCTGAGCCTCGACCTCGGCGACGTCGCCGCGTTTCCGTTCGTCGAGGCGCCGTCGGAGCGGGCGATCGGGGATGGGTATCGGCGGCTGGCGGAGATCGGAGCGATCGAGGAAGCGGCGGGCGCACGCGGGGGCGGCTACAGGCTCACGTCGATCGGCCGGGCGATCGCCGCGGTGCCGGTCGACGTCGCGCTGGCGCGCATGCTGGTCGAGTCCGCGCGGCTCGGTGTGCGTCGCGAACTGCTGGTGCTGGTCGCCTTCCTCAGCATCCAGGATCCGCGCGAGCGCCCGGCCGACGCGCGCCAGCAGGCCGATGCCGCGCATGCCGAGTTCGCCGATCCGAAGTCCGACTTCGTCGGTGTGCTCAATCTCTGGGCCGCCTACGATGCCGCACACGCCGACCTCACCCAATCGAAACTGCGTGACTGGTGCCAGGCACGTTTCCTGTCGTTCCTGCGCATGCGTGAATGGCGTGAGCTGCATCGGCAGTTGTTGCTGCTGGAGCCGGGGACGGGAGGTGCGGAATCGCTGAAGCACGCTGGCGGAAGGCAAGCTGTTGCCGTCGATTCCGACTCCCGGCCCGCCAATCCCGGCCTGTACGACGCCATCCACCGCTGCCTGCTGAGTGGCTGGCCGACCCAGGTCGGGCGCAAGGACGAGCGCAGCCAGTACCGCGGGCCGCGCGAACGGCGTTTCGGCATCTTTCCCGGATCTGCGCTGGCGAAATCGCCGCCACAATGGTTGCTGGCCGGGCAAATCCTCGACATCGGCAAGGTCCATGCGATGCAGTGCGCGCGCATCGAGCCGGCCTGGATCGAGCAGCAGGCCGCACATCTCGTGCGGCGGACCTGGCATGACCCACATTGGTCGCGCAAGCGCGGCGCGGTCATGGCCCACGAGCAGGTCACGCTGTTCGGCCTTGTGCTGGTCGAGCGCCGGCCCGTGCAGTTCGGCCGCCAGGATCCGGCCACGGCACACGCAATCTTCGTGCGCGAGGCGCTCGTGCGCGGTGATCTCGACGCCAAGGCCGACTTCATCCGCGCGAATGCACGCACGCTGGCCCAGGCACACGAGGTCGAGGCCAAGCAGCGTCGTGCCGGGCTGGTGCGCGACGAGCAAGCACTGGCCGCGTTCTTCAGCGGCCGCCTGCCGGCCGACATCCACACCAGCGCGGCGCTCGATGCCTGGTACCGCAAGGCTGGTCCGGCCGAGCAGGCCGCGTTGCGCTGGTCGCTGGCCGACGTGCTGACGGCCGAAACCGGTACCGCCGCCGAGGACTTCCCGACCCACCTGGCCATCGGCGGGCATCGCCTGCGCCTCGAATACCGTTTCGTGCCGGGCGATCCTGCCGATGGCGTCAGCCTGCACCTGCCGCTCGCCCTGCTCAACGTGATCACCACCGAACGTGCCGACTGGCTGGTGCCGGGCTTGCTGACCGGCAAGGTCGCCGAACTGATCCGCGGCCTGCCGAAACCGCTGCGGCGCAATTTCGTTCCGGCGCCGGATTTCGCCCGTGCCTTCGTCGAATCGCTTGACGAAGGTGCGCGCGCGAAGCCGCTGGCGACGGCGCTTGCGCAATACCTTGCGCGCGTGACCGGAGTTGCCGTCGATGCGGCCGAGTTCGCTGCGGTCGAGCTGCCGGCGCATCTGCGCATGCGCCACGTGGTCAGCGACGAGCGCGGTCGCGTGCTCGCCGAAGGGCGCGACCTCGGTGCGATCCAGGCGCAGTGGGCGGGTGCAGCGCGGGTCGCATTCTCGCAGCGTGCCGATGCGGACCTCGCCCGCGAGGACGTCGCCGGTTTCGATGTCGAGGAGATTCCCGACGCGATCGTTTCCGCAGGCGGCCTGCACGCGTACCCGGCCTTCGTCGACCTCGGCGAAAGCGTCGCCCTGCGCGTGTTCGAGCAACGCGACGAAGCCTTTGCCGCGCACCGGCTCGGGGTCGAGCGCCTGTTGCGGCGCGCACTTGCCGATCGCATCAAGCAGGCGCGTCGGCAACTGCCCCTGGCCAATGCGGTCGCGTTGCGCTGGGCGGCGCTCGGCAGCGCCGAAGCCTTGCGCGCCGATCTCGTCGAAGCGGCGTTGCGCAGCCGGCTCGATGCGCATGACCTCGACGTGCGCACGCGCAGCGCGTTCGAAAACCTGAAGGCGGCTCTCGCCACCGAGCTGTTCCCGGCAGCGGTCGAACGCCTCGAACTCGCCGAGGCGATCATCGATGCGCACGCCGAACTCCTGCCGTGGCTGGAGCCACCGCTGATCGGTTTCGCCAAGGCCAACTATGACGACCTGCGCGAGCAGCGCGAGGAACTGCTCGCGCCGGGTTTCCTGCGCACGACGCCACCGCCGCGGCTGGTGCACTTCCCGCGCTACCTCAAGGCCATGCGCCTGCGCGCCGAACGTCTGCGCCAGGACCCGGCGCGCGACCAGGCGCGCATGCTTGGCGTGCAGCGCTACTGGCGCGAGGTGCTCAAGCGTCGCAACGAGGTCGGCGTCGAGCAGCGCGCGCTCGACGAGCTGCGCTGGCTGGTCGAGGAATTGCGCGTGTCGGTGTTCGCGCAGGAACTGCGCACCCCGGAACCGGTATCGCCCAAGCGCCTGGCGAAAGCGCTGGAGGCGCTTGGCTGA